The nucleotide window TGGTATTGTATATGAAATACCTGTGTTGCGCATCCCATTCGGCGTCAAGGGCGATTACGATCTTGAAGTACGTCTTGGACAGGTCGTTGAGGCTGAACCCCCACTCGGTCAGGTTCTGCTCAATTTCCTGTGCGCTTATATCTACTGTCTGTACTCCCGTGGGAGAAACATTCCTATATGCAATCCAATAGTTGTTTGAACCGTATGAGTAGTAGATGTTGATATTTCTGACCCCTTCTGTGACGAGATGTAGTGATATTCCCGTGATGTTTCCTGGTGCAAAGAGGGCATTGAGGTAGTATATTCCTGTGTGGCTTGTAACGTCGTACAGTTCCCCGTAACGTCTCACCGGATCAAAGAGCTGAAAGCTTGTAGTGTTGGTGGAGTATTTTACGTACATCAAGGAACCGCTACCGTATCCCAGCTCGTAGCAGTACCTGGTACTGTAACGGGTTGAAAATGTGGCCGTTAGAACGTTATCTCCGCCCTGCAGGTATCCTTTGATGTTGTTATAGTAACCAGTGCTCAGGGAATGTCCGTTTAGGTCAAAGGATGATGTCTGATATCCTGTTCTTGCTACAAGCCTAATGTCAGCTTTTTCTATGTCTGCATCGTTTGGAAGTCTGAAGTGACTCTGGACCGTTAGCGTGTTAGCCCGGGCCCTTCCGTATTCATCAGCATAATGGCATCTTGCCAGAACCCTCTGTATGCCGAAGATGTCCTGCCTTGTGTACTCCGCCTTTGTCAGAAACGCCCTCGCCATGTAGCCTCTCGGGGTCTGGTTGTAGGCGTAGCCGCTTATGAGAAGAGTGGCAGGGATGACATCCGGGGCGGTTGAGGAGTCGGAACCGGTCTTCTTAAGGTACGGGCTGGTGTAGTCGTTTATCATCATCTCGTAGTTGTATCCCTTCAGGGTGTTGTTGAGGACATAGCCCATTATTATCTCGGCCTTGTGTTTGAGATCGACGCCGGGGTAGAGCGGGTCCGTGGCCCAGTAGGTTGAGACTATGTCTATCGGCGACATGTCCGGCGTTACTAGCGTCGTGTTGAGGATTGGATCAGAACCGCTCGTCCACTCCTCCAGCTTCTCCGGCGGCACGAGCTCCCTCAGCGGCACGGTTCTCAGCATCGTTAGGGTGTCCTCGGCCAGGTACTTGCTCTGGGAGCGCATGTAGGTCGAGTACACCTGACTTGATGTGCTGGTCACCTGCACCATGCTTACCACGAACATAGTGACCAGAAGTATGGCAAGGACCGCGTCAAGGGTGAACACGAAACCCCGTCTCCTCATGGCTCATCCCACACGCGAAGTCTTAATACCGCCAGACTCGTCTGGGGTTTCATCAGGGTGTTTAGGCCGCTGAGGTCGGTTACGGTTAGGGAATCAACGTTGCTCATCTTGTACACCCACACGTACACGTCGAGGTTCTCACCGGGTTTAATCGTGGTCAGGAAGTCCTTCCAGGGTATGATGATGTAGTCCGGACTCTGAGATGAGTAGTACTTCACTATGGTGTTCCCGTTTATGGTCTGATTTATAATTGCCCTCATGATGGGGTCGGATTGACCGCGGTACGCCGCCATAACGGAGTAGCCCGAGACGTTCGTGCCCCTCAGCCAGGCCACCATTACTATGTAGCCGGGATTATCGAACTGGACCTTGAGGCTCATGTATTCAGGTATTGGATTGTATATTGTTCCAACGTACAGCTCCTCTGGAAGGCTGGAAGGCGCTACTGTGTACTGGCTGGAGTACACGAGCTTGCTTATAGGAACGCGCCTCTCGGAGTAGGTCACCCAGGGCGACCTGTCCATCGAGGCCTTTATCTCGTCCGCGTCGTTCACGAACTCGCCGTTAATCAGGGTGATGTTGTAGTCTGCGTGGGTTACCTCG belongs to Thermococcus camini and includes:
- a CDS encoding TPM domain-containing protein, whose protein sequence is MRRRGFVFTLDAVLAILLVTMFVVSMVQVTSTSSQVYSTYMRSQSKYLAEDTLTMLRTVPLRELVPPEKLEEWTSGSDPILNTTLVTPDMSPIDIVSTYWATDPLYPGVDLKHKAEIIMGYVLNNTLKGYNYEMMINDYTSPYLKKTGSDSSTAPDVIPATLLISGYAYNQTPRGYMARAFLTKAEYTRQDIFGIQRVLARCHYADEYGRARANTLTVQSHFRLPNDADIEKADIRLVARTGYQTSSFDLNGHSLSTGYYNNIKGYLQGGDNVLTATFSTRYSTRYCYELGYGSGSLMYVKYSTNTTSFQLFDPVRRYGELYDVTSHTGIYYLNALFAPGNITGISLHLVTEGVRNINIYYSYGSNNYWIAYRNVSPTGVQTVDISAQEIEQNLTEWGFSLNDLSKTYFKIVIALDAEWDAQHRYFIYNTTGKERRLYGNGQSWIRIDYVPRTVVSRYAIPLSIFKDYNQISYGGTCYGIRCQRMSFSYNLPPKSIPWYVDVWTAIQFTTFTPTATTTLSENGQVFYDDYSDIYMIRVGYSQLNDNMMVPGQSNTYVAESSDSYQYGFRNGESRAIINYFIEGYAGYGDVFPKPLQGYPGYNGYRLTYYYSKGGGTYERTILIGDSPYLDITVDDLDPTRYAVDDAILRLFNNLNFLADTDPNGWKSQPFDGSQNNPIDVDLPESVRIDFVSMGNIPGLFEPISITLRVWREGG